One Maniola hyperantus chromosome 17, iAphHyp1.2, whole genome shotgun sequence DNA window includes the following coding sequences:
- the LOC117990120 gene encoding uncharacterized protein isoform X2 — MIQKNGIEYIMIYLGADTDIMSKDEKELKSLYYHWYPNDKKRTLFLNLHKSVPREFTNINFIRPIISTYNPYLALFIRDLLNLVRPQLSDSVKTKICQLAKVIASPEKFPVMSSKIYTSDDLDPANNLDAKNESKQYEDVKIIDVQMESKEKVEKDGSKLKFGVWQLASKNAAWATCPIGQLPWTQLTIEPMETQ; from the exons ATGATACAGAAGAATGGAATCGAGTATATAATGATATATTTGGG GGCTGATACTGATATAATGTCAAAGGATGAAAAAGAACTAAAAAGTTTATACTATCACTGGTATCCTAACGATAAGAAGAGaactttatttttgaatttgcaCAAGTCAGTACCAAGAGAGTTTACCAATATTAATTTCATCCGGccaataatatcaacttacaatcCCTATCTAGCGCTATTTATCAGAGATCTTTTAAACCTAGTACGACCTCAACTATCTGATTCTGTTAAGACAAAAATATGTCAACTTGCAAAAGTTATTGCATCACCGGAAAAATTCCCAGTTATGTcttcaaaaatatatacatCAGATGATCTTGATCCAGCAAATAATTTAGATGCTAAAAATGAATCTAAGCAATATGAAGATGTAAAAATTATAGACGTCCAAATGGAGAGCAAAGAGAAAGTTGAAAAAGATGGAAGTAAGCTAAAGTTTGGAGTATGGCAATTGGCCTCTAAAAATGCTGCTTGGGCCACCTGTCCAATAGGACAACTCCCTTGGACTCAACTAACTATTGAACCTATGGAAACTCAGTGA
- the LOC117990120 gene encoding uncharacterized protein isoform X1, with translation MSDIYQISPWYDTEEWNRVYNDIFGVRSTLTTKRNALDRLFIWKARCPSLPSGIEATMSLLNVNIQDQGQHYDICNDHVLRLAYSSALMRFVNHMFDKETKKGLSLFQAASTFGVPEWIIELRHNTAHSNIVPHIDLLREASVISFDWLQKNYWDKHKSCISDFIVGNVYIETEIEKKITLLMNFCVSLSICSHPIYNIKNLAEINDINLRESLVNDAREVCEDLDFTNLKIISIDTLQNILNIQAKKILIDEAASSYVNKALLSNESAFVSLEILKSLDYIGYTTDKPLNTEYVQCFTGLLSFLFTYDLLKDFVLELIKVTQSEHENGVKCKLAAKWVSVILKALRNNQQFMEKIYKADTDIMSKDEKELKSLYYHWYPNDKKRTLFLNLHKSVPREFTNINFIRPIISTYNPYLALFIRDLLNLVRPQLSDSVKTKICQLAKVIASPEKFPVMSSKIYTSDDLDPANNLDAKNESKQYEDVKIIDVQMESKEKVEKDGSKLKFGVWQLASKNAAWATCPIGQLPWTQLTIEPMETQ, from the exons ATGAGTGATATATATCAGATATCACCTTGGTATGATACAGAAGAATGGAATCGAGTATATAATGATATATTTGGGGTAAGGTCAACTCTTACTACAAAAAGAAATGCTCTTGACCGGCTCTTTATTTGGAAAGCACGGTGTCCTTCTTTACCTTCTGGCATTGAAGCTACAATGAGTTTGCTAAATGTGAACATCCAGGACCAAGGCCAGCACTACGATATATGTAACGATCATGTACTTCGCTTAGCGTATTCTTCTGCATTAATGCGGTTTGTAAATCATATGTTTGATAAGGAAACTAAGAAAGGTCTTAGCTTGTTTCAAGCTGCAAGCACTTTTGGGGTCCCAGAATGGATTATAGAATTACGTCACAACACTGCACACAGTAATATAGTTCCCCACATTGACTTATTAAGAGAAGCATCTGTTATAAGTTTCGACTGGCTACAGAAAAATTATTGGGATAAACATAAATCATGCATTAGTGACTTTATCGTAGGCAATGTGTACATTGAAacagaaattgaaaaaaagatAACATTGCTAATGAACTTTTGTGTTTCACTAAGTATTTGTTCACATcccatatacaatattaaaaatttagcTGAAATAAACGATATTAATTTGAGAGAATCTTTAGTTAATGATGCTAGAGAAGTATGCGAAGACCTTGAtttcacaaatttaaaaatcatttcaatAGATACTCTACAAAACATACTTAACATTCAGGCTAAGAAGATACTGATTGATGAAGCTGCCTCTAGTTATGTTAACAAAGCACTATTGTCAAATGAATCTGCATTTGTTTCCCTAGAAATATTGAAATCTCTAGACTATATTGGTTATACTACTGATAAACCATTAAATACAGAATATGTACAATGTTTCACTGGACTTTTGAGTTTCCTTTTTACATATGACTTATTGAAAGATTTTGTATTGGAGCTTATCAAAGTAACACAGAGTGAACATGAAAACGGTGTTAAATGTAAACTTGCAGCTAAATGGGTATCTGTTATATTAAAAGCTTTAAGAAACAATCAACAATTTATGGAAaagatatataa GGCTGATACTGATATAATGTCAAAGGATGAAAAAGAACTAAAAAGTTTATACTATCACTGGTATCCTAACGATAAGAAGAGaactttatttttgaatttgcaCAAGTCAGTACCAAGAGAGTTTACCAATATTAATTTCATCCGGccaataatatcaacttacaatcCCTATCTAGCGCTATTTATCAGAGATCTTTTAAACCTAGTACGACCTCAACTATCTGATTCTGTTAAGACAAAAATATGTCAACTTGCAAAAGTTATTGCATCACCGGAAAAATTCCCAGTTATGTcttcaaaaatatatacatCAGATGATCTTGATCCAGCAAATAATTTAGATGCTAAAAATGAATCTAAGCAATATGAAGATGTAAAAATTATAGACGTCCAAATGGAGAGCAAAGAGAAAGTTGAAAAAGATGGAAGTAAGCTAAAGTTTGGAGTATGGCAATTGGCCTCTAAAAATGCTGCTTGGGCCACCTGTCCAATAGGACAACTCCCTTGGACTCAACTAACTATTGAACCTATGGAAACTCAGTGA